The following coding sequences are from one Prochlorococcus sp. MIT 1314 window:
- the atpH gene encoding ATP synthase F1 subunit delta, with translation MPLLNSVTTPYAEALLQVVNENSQTEEMVSEVKQLLELLKDSPELERALSSPVLETDAKKKIIIEIFSNKVNSSLLNFLKLLADRQRIGILTSILDRFLEIYRENSNIALATVTSAVELTDEQKGLITKKIINIAGTEKLELVTKIDPSLIGGFVASVGSKVIDASLASQIRKLGLSLSK, from the coding sequence ATGCCACTTTTAAATTCAGTTACTACACCATATGCAGAGGCATTACTTCAAGTTGTAAATGAAAATTCGCAAACTGAAGAGATGGTTTCTGAGGTTAAACAACTTTTAGAATTATTAAAAGATTCCCCTGAATTGGAGAGGGCACTATCCTCACCAGTTTTAGAGACAGATGCTAAGAAGAAAATCATTATTGAAATTTTTTCTAATAAGGTTAATTCCTCATTACTTAATTTCCTGAAATTATTGGCCGATAGGCAAAGAATTGGAATTCTTACTTCTATTCTTGATAGATTTTTAGAAATTTACCGAGAAAATAGTAATATTGCTTTAGCAACTGTTACTTCTGCAGTCGAGCTTACTGATGAACAGAAAGGTTTAATTACCAAAAAGATCATCAATATTGCTGGAACTGAAAAATTAGAACTTGTAACTAAAATCGACCCATCTCTTATTGGTGGTTTCGTTGCCAGTGTAGGATCAAAAGTAATTGATGCTTCCCTCGCTTCACAAATTAGAAAACTTGGTTTGTCACTTTCCAAGTAA
- a CDS encoding F0F1 ATP synthase subunit B encodes MNLTLLATEGFGLNFNLFETNILNWAVVVFGLYKFLPGFLGKMLQKRREGILLELKDAEDRLLNATQALEKAKKDLSSAEEKASQIKADSLKRSESIRMESEKKAIEEMSRIKQSAISDESSEASRAISQLRKEAVELAIKKALDSLPNRLDKTTQENLVTQSINNIEVN; translated from the coding sequence ATGAATTTAACTCTTTTGGCTACAGAAGGTTTTGGATTGAATTTCAACTTATTTGAAACTAATATCCTTAATTGGGCTGTAGTTGTTTTTGGCCTTTATAAATTTTTGCCTGGTTTCCTAGGTAAAATGCTTCAAAAAAGAAGAGAAGGAATCCTTCTTGAATTAAAAGACGCTGAAGATCGACTCTTAAATGCTACTCAAGCTTTAGAGAAGGCAAAGAAAGACTTATCTTCAGCGGAAGAAAAAGCTTCTCAAATAAAAGCAGATTCCCTTAAAAGATCTGAATCAATCAGAATGGAAAGTGAGAAAAAAGCAATTGAAGAGATGTCACGAATTAAACAAAGTGCAATCTCTGATGAGAGCTCTGAAGCCTCAAGAGCAATTTCTCAACTCCGAAAAGAAGCTGTTGAACTAGCAATTAAGAAAGCTTTAGATTCTCTCCCAAATCGACTTGATAAAACAACACAAGAAAATTTGGTCACTCAATCAATTAACAATATTGAGGTAAACTAA
- a CDS encoding F0F1 ATP synthase subunit B', with the protein MLAFNFFGATEGGLFDINATLPLMAIQVVALTYILNSLFFKPVGNVVEKREKFVSNNIIEAKNKLSEVKKLEADLLTQLQSARSEAQRIVSEAENESDKLYKEALELANNEANASKEKARLEIESQTSAARDQLSKQADDLSELIVNRLILEK; encoded by the coding sequence ATGTTGGCCTTTAATTTCTTTGGTGCTACAGAAGGTGGATTATTTGATATAAATGCCACTTTGCCTCTAATGGCGATACAAGTAGTTGCTCTTACTTACATATTAAATTCTCTCTTTTTTAAGCCAGTTGGCAACGTTGTTGAAAAAAGAGAAAAGTTTGTAAGTAATAACATTATTGAGGCCAAAAATAAACTTTCAGAGGTTAAAAAATTAGAAGCTGATTTATTAACTCAGCTTCAAAGTGCTCGTTCAGAAGCTCAAAGAATTGTAAGCGAAGCTGAAAATGAGTCTGACAAGCTTTATAAAGAGGCTCTAGAACTTGCTAACAATGAAGCAAATGCTTCAAAAGAAAAAGCAAGACTAGAAATTGAAAGTCAGACATCTGCTGCTCGTGATCAACTTTCTAAACAAGCTGATGATTTAAGCGAACTTATTGTTAATAGATTGATTCTAGAAAAATGA
- the atpE gene encoding ATP synthase F0 subunit C, which yields MDSITSAASVVAAGLAVGLGAIGPGLGQGNAAQGAVEGIARQPEAEGKIRGTLLLSFAFMESLTIYGLVVALVLLFANPFS from the coding sequence ATGGATTCGATTACTTCCGCTGCATCAGTTGTAGCAGCTGGTTTAGCAGTTGGCCTAGGTGCTATAGGCCCAGGTCTTGGACAAGGTAACGCAGCTCAAGGTGCTGTTGAGGGTATTGCCCGTCAACCAGAAGCTGAAGGTAAAATCAGAGGAACTCTTCTTTTATCATTCGCTTTCATGGAGTCATTAACAATCTATGGATTAGTTGTGGCTTTAGTACTACTTTTTGCTAATCCTTTTTCCTAA
- the atpB gene encoding F0F1 ATP synthase subunit A yields MFFNSLLTNFAALEVGQHLYWQIGNIRLHGQVFLTSWILLGALLVFISLGTKKMENDPKGLQNLLEFLWDYIRDLARTQIGEKVYRDWMPFIGTLFLFVFVSNWGGALIPWRLIKLPSGELGAPTADINTTIALALLVSLSYFYAGLSNKGWRYFEYYVHPTPIMLPFKILEDFTKPLSLSFRLFGNILADELVVGVLVFLVPLILPIPVMFLGLFTSAIQALIFATLAAYYIGEAVEEHH; encoded by the coding sequence ATGTTCTTTAATTCCTTGCTAACAAATTTTGCAGCATTAGAAGTTGGTCAACATCTTTATTGGCAAATTGGAAATATCAGACTTCATGGCCAGGTATTTTTGACATCTTGGATTTTATTAGGAGCGTTATTAGTTTTTATTTCTTTAGGAACTAAGAAAATGGAAAATGATCCTAAAGGCCTTCAAAACTTGCTTGAATTTCTTTGGGACTATATAAGAGATCTTGCTAGGACTCAAATAGGTGAAAAAGTTTATAGAGATTGGATGCCTTTTATAGGTACTTTATTTTTATTCGTCTTTGTTAGTAATTGGGGAGGAGCTTTAATTCCTTGGAGATTGATTAAGTTACCAAGTGGTGAGTTGGGAGCACCTACTGCAGATATCAATACAACAATAGCCTTGGCTTTATTGGTTTCACTTTCTTATTTCTATGCGGGTTTAAGCAATAAGGGTTGGAGATACTTCGAATACTATGTTCACCCGACTCCGATTATGCTTCCTTTTAAAATTTTAGAGGACTTTACTAAACCTTTATCACTTTCTTTTAGGCTTTTTGGAAATATTTTGGCTGATGAACTTGTTGTTGGTGTCTTAGTATTTTTAGTGCCACTAATTCTACCAATACCAGTTATGTTTCTAGGATTGTTTACTAGTGCAATTCAGGCATTGATTTTTGCAACTCTAGCTGCCTATTACATTGGAGAAGCTGTTGAAGAACATCATTAG
- a CDS encoding putative peptidoglycan glycosyltransferase FtsW has protein sequence MVISQEKIKYKRISKRKKTFSSDIKKNRSNLIESIFPIPWTIWPYEAKILIMLVGIWSILGICILGSSSWWVASREMGNWAYFLKKQIIWTIPGIALFYLVLNTNIRKLLKLSRIIFYIFFFLIFLTNITGITVNGSSRWLLLGNLRLQPSELIKPFLILEASNLFAHWNLIKNDKKLITIISFGLLILLILKQPNLSTASLTGILFWVIGLCGGVKLSSLCSFASFGFITGCISILNNEYQKLRITSFIDPWKDQQESGFQLVQSLLAIGSGGVFGQGFGLSIQKLQYLPFMYTDFIFAIFAEEFGLLGCTLFLGFLAVFSYISLRIALKCRNNYTKLVAIGCGVLLTGQSIMHIAVATGSMPTTGLPLPFISYGGNSLIASFFIAGMLLRCSLESTGFIGIISTRKTLN, from the coding sequence TTGGTGATAAGTCAAGAAAAAATAAAATATAAAAGAATTTCTAAAAGAAAAAAAACCTTTAGTTCTGATATCAAAAAGAATCGCAGCAATTTAATAGAATCTATATTTCCCATACCTTGGACAATATGGCCTTATGAGGCAAAAATCCTCATTATGCTCGTTGGAATTTGGTCAATTTTAGGAATATGTATTCTAGGATCATCAAGTTGGTGGGTGGCTAGCAGGGAAATGGGAAATTGGGCTTACTTCCTAAAAAAACAAATTATATGGACAATTCCAGGCATTGCTCTATTTTATTTAGTTCTTAATACAAACATTAGAAAACTTTTAAAGTTGTCAAGAATTATTTTTTATATTTTTTTCTTTTTAATTTTCCTAACCAATATTACTGGAATTACAGTAAATGGATCTTCAAGATGGCTATTACTAGGCAATTTACGTCTGCAACCATCTGAATTAATTAAACCTTTTCTAATACTAGAAGCATCTAACCTTTTCGCTCATTGGAATCTGATAAAGAATGATAAAAAATTAATTACAATCATCTCATTTGGTTTATTAATTTTATTAATACTAAAGCAGCCTAATTTAAGTACTGCATCATTAACTGGAATTCTTTTTTGGGTTATTGGTTTATGTGGAGGCGTAAAACTTAGCTCTCTTTGCTCATTTGCCTCATTTGGATTTATTACTGGATGTATTAGTATCCTAAATAACGAATATCAGAAACTTAGAATTACTTCATTTATTGATCCTTGGAAAGATCAACAGGAAAGTGGATTTCAATTGGTTCAGAGTTTATTAGCAATAGGTTCAGGCGGTGTATTCGGTCAAGGGTTTGGTCTATCTATACAAAAATTACAGTACCTACCTTTTATGTATACAGATTTTATTTTTGCCATTTTTGCGGAAGAATTTGGTTTATTAGGGTGTACTTTATTCTTAGGATTTTTAGCGGTTTTCTCCTATATAAGTCTCAGAATTGCTCTTAAGTGTAGAAACAACTATACAAAATTAGTTGCTATCGGATGTGGTGTATTGTTGACAGGTCAATCAATAATGCATATTGCTGTAGCAACAGGTTCAATGCCAACTACGGGGTTACCACTACCCTTCATTAGTTATGGTGGGAATTCATTAATCGCATCTTTTTTTATTGCAGGGATGTTACTGAGATGTTCATTAGAATCTACAGGATTCATAGGTATTATTAGTACACGAAAGACTCTTAATTAG
- a CDS encoding cytochrome c biogenesis CcdA family protein, which translates to MQNGLNNPGPLTIFLVFSAGLLTSLGPCSLSLLPVTIAYIGGTEKNKFKLFSFSGGVVFSLVVLGAASGFLGKIYGQIPSYYTSFVALIAIIMGLNLLGIIKFQFPNGPDFKIIEDKIPSFLAPFAIGTTFGLASSPCITPVLATLLAWVSQAKNPTISIIFLFFFGIGQVTPLVAAGATAENLKKFLELRKFSQIIPTLSGIFLVSLGLLNLFANWI; encoded by the coding sequence ATGCAGAATGGTCTTAATAATCCTGGCCCATTGACTATATTTTTAGTTTTCAGCGCAGGACTTTTAACGAGTCTTGGACCATGTTCATTATCATTACTTCCAGTCACAATTGCTTATATAGGAGGAACAGAGAAAAATAAATTCAAACTTTTTAGTTTTTCAGGAGGAGTCGTTTTTTCACTCGTTGTACTTGGGGCTGCTAGTGGATTTTTAGGTAAAATATATGGACAAATTCCATCTTATTACACTTCATTTGTTGCCTTAATCGCAATAATAATGGGTTTAAATTTACTGGGGATTATAAAGTTTCAGTTCCCTAATGGACCAGATTTTAAAATAATTGAAGATAAAATACCATCATTTCTAGCACCTTTTGCTATAGGAACTACTTTTGGACTAGCCTCTTCACCTTGCATTACTCCAGTTTTGGCAACTCTTCTGGCTTGGGTATCGCAAGCTAAAAATCCGACAATCTCTATTATTTTTTTATTTTTCTTTGGAATAGGCCAAGTAACTCCATTAGTTGCAGCAGGAGCTACTGCAGAAAACTTAAAAAAATTTTTAGAGCTTAGAAAATTTAGTCAAATAATTCCTACTTTAAGTGGGATATTTTTAGTTTCCCTAGGATTATTAAATTTATTTGCCAATTGGATTTAA
- a CDS encoding cytochrome c biogenesis protein ResB, which translates to MIIFKNLILKISSLRFAISLIIFIATSSAIGTFIPQGNNKKFYTDIFDDAPIFGYLNGEKVLKLQLDHVYTSFWFVFALLLLCISLAACSFRRQIPSLKASLKWIEYKSEKKFNKLQLTSSHQINDEEDHISKADLLLKKRGWKTYKFKRHISARRGLIGKIGPLVVHIGLIVLLIGSAYGSFTSQSKEQYLLPGESLYLINESTNSKANVRLVDFSIERESDGIPKQFISKLDFSSEDLKLNEIKTAKVNHPIRFKGLTIYQADWSISNVVLEIDNILYQLQLKEIPEIGNQVWGVLIELGSETKKNFLLTIDNENGPLKISNIEDFSENILYINEEPLEVNSSKLSLKEIIPSSGLIIKNDPSIPFIYFSFILIIFGTIISLIPTNQLWILVNKESKNLSIGGLSNKNLVGFKKEFLKLSEEIKNL; encoded by the coding sequence ATGATAATTTTTAAGAATTTAATTTTAAAAATATCAAGTTTAAGATTTGCCATATCACTAATAATCTTTATAGCTACTTCAAGTGCCATAGGAACTTTCATTCCTCAAGGTAATAATAAAAAATTCTATACTGATATTTTTGATGATGCTCCAATTTTTGGATATTTAAATGGAGAAAAAGTCTTAAAACTTCAATTGGATCATGTTTATACAAGCTTTTGGTTTGTATTTGCCTTACTTCTTCTTTGCATTTCTCTCGCAGCTTGTAGTTTCAGGAGGCAAATCCCTTCCTTAAAAGCTTCATTAAAATGGATTGAATATAAGAGTGAAAAAAAATTCAACAAACTGCAATTAACTTCAAGTCACCAAATCAATGATGAGGAAGACCATATATCAAAAGCCGATTTATTACTTAAAAAGAGAGGATGGAAAACATACAAATTTAAACGTCATATTTCTGCAAGAAGGGGTTTAATTGGTAAAATCGGTCCTTTAGTTGTACATATTGGATTAATAGTCTTACTTATAGGTTCAGCATATGGGAGTTTTACAAGTCAATCAAAAGAACAATATTTATTGCCTGGAGAAAGCTTGTATCTTATTAATGAGAGCACAAACTCAAAAGCTAATGTAAGATTAGTTGATTTTTCTATTGAACGAGAAAGTGATGGTATACCGAAGCAGTTCATTTCAAAGTTAGATTTTTCTTCTGAAGATTTAAAATTAAATGAAATAAAAACTGCCAAAGTTAATCACCCAATAAGGTTTAAAGGATTAACTATTTATCAAGCTGATTGGTCAATATCAAATGTGGTTTTAGAAATAGATAATATCCTTTATCAATTACAATTAAAGGAGATTCCTGAAATAGGCAATCAAGTCTGGGGGGTTTTAATTGAATTAGGTTCAGAGACTAAAAAAAATTTCCTATTAACCATAGATAATGAAAATGGTCCACTTAAAATTTCCAATATAGAAGATTTTTCCGAGAATATTCTTTATATCAATGAAGAGCCCTTGGAAGTTAACTCTTCAAAATTATCTTTGAAGGAAATAATCCCAAGCAGTGGATTAATAATTAAAAATGATCCGTCTATACCATTTATTTACTTTTCTTTCATATTAATAATTTTTGGAACAATAATAAGTCTTATACCAACTAACCAATTATGGATTCTTGTAAATAAAGAATCAAAAAATTTATCCATTGGAGGCCTAAGTAATAAAAACCTAGTTGGTTTTAAAAAAGAATTTTTAAAATTATCAGAAGAAATAAAAAATCTTTAA
- the queF gene encoding preQ(1) synthase, with product MSTAKLDDSTQRPLYGERIIEESKIICFENPNKKRIYEISIQLPEFTCKCPFSGYPDFAMLNIIYQPNLRVYELKSLKLYINNFRDMKISHEEVVNRIMDDLVNAGSPHWIHLNAAFNPRGNVSMQLDIFSGQKKI from the coding sequence ATGAGTACTGCTAAATTAGATGATTCGACACAAAGACCTCTTTATGGTGAAAGAATTATTGAAGAATCAAAAATAATTTGTTTTGAGAATCCAAATAAGAAAAGAATTTATGAGATTTCTATCCAGTTACCTGAATTTACATGTAAATGCCCCTTCTCTGGTTATCCAGATTTTGCAATGCTAAATATTATTTATCAACCTAATTTGAGAGTCTATGAGTTGAAGTCTTTAAAGCTTTATATTAATAATTTTAGAGATATGAAAATATCACACGAAGAAGTTGTTAATAGAATTATGGATGATTTAGTGAATGCAGGCTCACCTCACTGGATACATTTAAATGCTGCGTTTAACCCCAGAGGAAATGTTTCTATGCAGTTAGATATTTTTAGTGGCCAGAAAAAAATTTAA
- a CDS encoding P-II family nitrogen regulator, translating into MKKIEAIIRPFKLEDVKIALVNSGIVGMTVSEVRGFGRQKGQVERYRGSEFTVEFLQKLKVEVVVEDEKVNSVIDAIAEAAKTGEIGDGKIFITSIDSVVRIRTGDKDEEAL; encoded by the coding sequence ATGAAGAAAATTGAGGCAATCATACGTCCATTTAAGCTAGAGGATGTAAAAATTGCATTAGTAAACTCTGGTATTGTTGGAATGACAGTTAGTGAAGTCAGAGGTTTTGGAAGGCAAAAAGGGCAAGTTGAAAGATATAGAGGTTCCGAATTTACTGTTGAATTCCTTCAAAAACTCAAAGTAGAAGTTGTCGTAGAAGATGAAAAGGTTAATTCAGTCATAGATGCGATTGCTGAAGCAGCAAAAACTGGAGAGATAGGTGATGGAAAAATATTCATCACATCAATTGATTCTGTTGTTAGAATTAGGACTGGCGATAAAGATGAAGAAGCTCTTTAA
- a CDS encoding TlyA family RNA methyltransferase yields MIKKSRLDLYLLNKGLCETRQKAQGLILAGKVRDINGKVLDKPGQQVLIGSEFFIDSAPMFVSRGGEKLLEAFKKLEIKVKDKICIDAGISTGGFTDCLLQKGAKLVYGIDVGYGQTAWKIRNNPKVILFERTNIRNLKPNDLLSRSHELPNFVVADLSFISLKLVFESIGNLLEGDCIEGIFLIKPQFEVGKDKVSKGGVVRNPKFHTEAIESVIYAAKNFQWNIKNLIASPLVGPAGNHEYLAWMTLGSPSNKIINTEYIQNLVKETL; encoded by the coding sequence ATGATTAAAAAAAGTAGATTAGACCTTTATCTTCTAAATAAAGGTTTATGTGAAACTCGTCAAAAAGCCCAAGGTTTAATTCTTGCCGGCAAGGTTAGAGATATTAATGGAAAAGTATTGGATAAACCTGGACAACAAGTATTAATTGGATCTGAATTTTTTATTGATTCCGCACCTATGTTTGTATCAAGGGGCGGTGAAAAATTATTGGAGGCATTTAAAAAACTTGAAATTAAAGTAAAAGACAAAATATGTATTGACGCAGGAATCTCTACTGGGGGATTTACTGATTGCTTATTGCAAAAAGGAGCAAAGTTAGTTTATGGGATAGATGTTGGTTATGGACAAACTGCATGGAAGATTAGAAATAACCCAAAAGTTATACTTTTTGAACGAACAAATATTCGAAATTTAAAACCTAACGATCTTTTATCTAGAAGTCATGAATTACCAAATTTTGTGGTTGCTGATTTATCTTTTATTTCATTAAAGTTAGTTTTTGAATCTATTGGTAATTTATTAGAAGGTGATTGTATTGAGGGCATATTTTTAATTAAACCCCAATTTGAGGTGGGTAAAGATAAAGTCAGCAAAGGTGGCGTAGTTCGTAATCCTAAATTCCATACTGAGGCTATAGAGTCTGTTATTTATGCTGCTAAGAATTTCCAATGGAATATAAAGAATTTGATAGCTTCTCCGCTAGTAGGTCCTGCTGGAAATCATGAATATTTAGCTTGGATGACCTTAGGAAGTCCATCAAATAAAATAATTAATACTGAATATATACAAAATTTAGTAAAAGAAACTCTTTGA
- the purB gene encoding adenylosuccinate lyase: MIERYTLPEMGKIWTESAKFQSWLKVEIAACEANFSLGKIPENAMKDIRSNAKFDESRITEIEKEVKHDVIAFLTSVNEFVGDSGRYIHVGMTSSDVLDSGLSLQLKDSCDLLLEEIEKLENEVRLLARKHKNTLMIGRSHAIHGEPISFGFKLAGWLAEIIRNKKRLLTLKESIAIGQISGAMGTYANTNPKVEQITCDLLGLKPDTASTQVISRDRHAEYVQTIALVGASLDRFATEIRNLQRTDVLEVEEGFTKGQKGSSAMPHKRNPIRSERVSGLARILRSYVLTALENVPLWHERDISHSSNERIMLPDVSICLHFMLREMKDIVSNLEVYPKNMLKNLNIYGGVIFSQKVLLLLVDKGLSREKAYSLVQKNAHQAWNTQNGNFKQNIERDNEIMNFIGQSELEECFNPSIHLNNLSVIWEKLDI; this comes from the coding sequence GTGATTGAGCGTTACACATTACCCGAAATGGGAAAAATCTGGACTGAAAGCGCAAAATTCCAGAGTTGGCTTAAGGTTGAAATAGCCGCATGTGAAGCAAATTTTTCACTCGGGAAAATTCCTGAGAATGCAATGAAAGATATACGTTCAAATGCAAAGTTTGATGAATCTAGAATTACAGAAATTGAGAAAGAAGTTAAACATGATGTCATAGCATTTCTTACAAGCGTTAATGAATTTGTCGGAGATTCTGGAAGATATATACATGTTGGTATGACCAGTAGTGATGTACTTGATAGTGGCTTATCTCTTCAGTTAAAAGACTCTTGCGATTTGTTATTAGAAGAAATTGAGAAATTAGAAAATGAAGTCAGATTATTAGCAAGGAAGCATAAAAATACATTAATGATTGGCAGATCACATGCAATTCATGGGGAGCCAATTTCCTTCGGTTTTAAACTTGCTGGATGGTTAGCAGAAATAATAAGAAATAAAAAAAGATTGTTAACACTGAAAGAATCTATAGCCATTGGACAAATAAGTGGTGCAATGGGAACTTACGCTAATACGAATCCCAAAGTAGAACAAATAACTTGTGATTTACTCGGCTTAAAACCAGATACAGCAAGTACGCAGGTTATATCAAGAGACAGACATGCAGAATACGTGCAAACTATTGCACTAGTTGGCGCTTCTCTAGATAGATTCGCAACTGAAATAAGAAATTTACAAAGAACTGATGTTTTAGAAGTTGAGGAGGGCTTTACAAAAGGGCAAAAAGGAAGTTCTGCCATGCCTCATAAAAGAAATCCTATTCGAAGTGAAAGAGTAAGCGGTTTAGCAAGAATTTTGAGAAGTTACGTCTTAACAGCGCTAGAAAATGTTCCACTTTGGCACGAAAGAGATATAAGCCATAGTTCAAATGAACGTATTATGTTACCTGACGTATCAATCTGTTTGCATTTTATGCTCAGGGAAATGAAAGATATAGTAAGCAATTTAGAAGTTTATCCAAAAAATATGCTCAAAAATTTAAATATATATGGTGGTGTAATCTTTAGTCAGAAAGTTTTACTTTTGCTTGTAGATAAGGGCTTGTCAAGAGAAAAAGCTTATAGCTTAGTACAAAAAAATGCGCATCAGGCTTGGAATACTCAGAATGGGAATTTCAAACAAAATATAGAAAGAGATAATGAAATAATGAATTTTATTGGTCAAAGTGAGTTAGAAGAATGTTTTAATCCTTCAATTCATCTCAATAATTTAAGTGTAATATGGGAGAAGTTAGATATCTAG
- a CDS encoding class II fumarate hydratase — MTKNFRIEKDSIGTIEVPIEALWGAQTQRSIINFSIGEELIPIELIYSLTLIKKAASIANFNLGLIDKRKKDLIVEACTEILDGLHDSQFPLKVWQTGSGTQTNMNVNEVISNIAALKTNSELGSHQPIHPNDDVNKSQSTNDTFPAAIQISVVSEIIKNLVPTIRELTKILDKKSEEWKDLIKIGRTHFQDAVPLTFGQEISGWSEQLKDAENAIIISLNELYFLPLGGTAVGTGINCPKGFCEESIKSISYDTNLMFYKSKNNFSIMASHDRLAQVMSQIKILAGALFKISNDIKILSSGPRSGIYELIIPKNEPGSSIMPGKVNPTQCEALSMICTQIMGFEYAVSMANSSGTLQMNEYKPLIGFNILTSLKLLKNAIENFRIKLVVGMEPNQKKMKLNLENSLMLVTAIVPKVGYEKAAEIANLAFKESLNLKEATLKLGYLNEDEFDEAMNINSMI, encoded by the coding sequence ATGACAAAAAACTTTAGGATTGAAAAAGATAGTATAGGAACAATAGAGGTTCCCATCGAAGCTTTGTGGGGTGCTCAAACACAAAGATCGATAATAAATTTTTCTATTGGAGAAGAATTAATTCCAATTGAGTTAATTTATTCACTCACCCTCATAAAAAAAGCTGCTTCAATTGCGAATTTCAATTTAGGGTTAATAGATAAAAGAAAAAAAGATTTGATTGTAGAGGCGTGTACAGAAATACTTGATGGGCTTCATGATTCACAGTTCCCCCTAAAGGTTTGGCAAACAGGTAGTGGAACGCAAACAAATATGAATGTTAATGAGGTAATTTCAAATATTGCAGCATTAAAAACAAATTCAGAGCTTGGTAGTCATCAACCAATTCATCCGAATGATGATGTAAATAAATCTCAGTCAACTAATGATACCTTTCCTGCTGCTATTCAAATATCTGTTGTTAGTGAAATAATCAAAAATTTAGTTCCAACGATAAGAGAACTTACGAAGATCCTTGATAAAAAAAGTGAAGAATGGAAAGACCTTATAAAGATAGGAAGAACCCATTTTCAAGATGCAGTGCCCCTTACTTTTGGGCAAGAAATATCAGGATGGTCAGAGCAACTTAAAGATGCTGAGAATGCAATTATTATAAGTCTGAATGAATTGTATTTCTTACCTCTGGGAGGAACTGCAGTTGGGACAGGGATTAATTGTCCTAAAGGATTTTGTGAAGAGTCTATAAAATCAATTTCCTATGATACTAATTTAATGTTCTATAAATCAAAAAATAATTTCTCTATCATGGCCTCGCATGATCGTCTAGCTCAAGTAATGAGTCAGATAAAAATATTAGCAGGCGCATTATTTAAAATTTCAAATGATATAAAAATTCTATCTTCAGGACCAAGGTCAGGAATATATGAATTAATTATCCCTAAAAATGAACCAGGAAGTTCTATCATGCCTGGTAAAGTGAATCCGACTCAATGCGAAGCCTTATCAATGATTTGCACTCAGATAATGGGTTTTGAATATGCAGTTTCAATGGCAAATTCTAGCGGCACTTTACAGATGAATGAATATAAGCCTCTGATTGGATTTAATATTCTTACAAGTTTAAAATTACTTAAAAATGCAATAGAAAACTTCAGGATAAAATTAGTTGTTGGGATGGAACCTAATCAAAAGAAAATGAAGTTAAATTTAGAAAATTCACTAATGTTGGTTACAGCCATAGTACCAAAAGTTGGGTATGAAAAAGCAGCTGAAATTGCAAACCTTGCCTTCAAAGAATCATTAAATTTAAAAGAGGCAACACTTAAATTAGGTTATTTAAACGAAGATGAATTTGATGAGGCAATGAATATTAATTCAATGATTTGA